A genome region from Bradyrhizobium sp. WSM1417 includes the following:
- a CDS encoding (2Fe-2S)-binding protein, with the protein MAKTALQFRHNGSDVAIFVDGGTNLLVALRELIGDMTPKFGCGQGGCGTCSVLIDGELHLSCLTLAETVAGRSVETLDSLKQGPNLHPLQRAFAENFAAQCGYCTPGMLMAAKALLDRNPSPSHAEIVEAISGNICRCTGYEPIINAILAAAGGRVSA; encoded by the coding sequence ATGGCCAAGACTGCCCTGCAATTTCGTCACAACGGCAGCGATGTCGCCATTTTCGTCGATGGCGGCACCAACCTGCTCGTCGCGCTTCGCGAATTGATCGGCGACATGACGCCGAAATTCGGTTGCGGCCAAGGCGGCTGCGGTACCTGCAGCGTCCTGATCGACGGCGAGCTCCATCTCTCCTGTCTGACGCTGGCCGAGACCGTCGCCGGCCGCTCCGTCGAGACGCTGGATAGCCTGAAGCAGGGACCCAACCTCCACCCGCTGCAGCGCGCCTTCGCCGAGAATTTTGCCGCCCAATGCGGCTATTGCACGCCGGGCATGCTGATGGCTGCCAAGGCACTGCTCGATCGCAATCCCTCCCCGAGCCACGCCGAGATCGTCGAGGCGATCTCCGGCAACATCTGCCGCTGCACCGGCTACGAGCCGATCATCAACGCCATCCTCGCCGCTGCCGGCGGCCGGGTGAGCGCCTGA
- a CDS encoding xanthine dehydrogenase family protein subunit M produces MTVTVKTFTSSSEAAAALSSDRNARYLGGGTLVMRALNEGDISISTVVRANDHALTRIDPSGPRITLGAGVTFARILAERDLAFLHAPARSIGGPAVRNMGTVGGNLFAPSPYGDFIVALLALDATVALQGGFGSRDIPIEEFLQSRERQAGALVLSVSCTRPTSPEAFRYRKIARIKPKGGSVITLAAHLPISGGRIAGARIALGSMAPTQIRARAAERALEGRPLDAATVAAAASAAVEGTSPSDNALGSAWYRREIVGVHLRRLLLGQE; encoded by the coding sequence ATGACTGTGACGGTGAAGACCTTCACGAGTTCGAGCGAGGCCGCCGCCGCGCTGTCGTCCGATCGCAACGCACGTTATCTCGGCGGCGGCACGCTGGTGATGCGCGCACTGAACGAAGGTGACATCTCGATCTCGACCGTCGTGCGCGCCAATGACCATGCCTTGACGCGCATCGACCCCTCAGGCCCGCGGATCACACTGGGTGCTGGCGTAACTTTCGCCCGGATTCTGGCCGAGCGCGACCTCGCTTTCCTGCACGCTCCGGCCCGCTCGATCGGCGGCCCAGCGGTGCGCAACATGGGTACGGTGGGCGGCAATCTGTTCGCGCCCAGTCCCTATGGCGATTTCATCGTCGCCCTGCTTGCGCTCGATGCCACCGTGGCTCTGCAAGGCGGCTTTGGATCTCGCGACATTCCAATCGAGGAGTTCTTGCAGTCACGCGAAAGGCAGGCGGGCGCGCTCGTGCTGTCGGTGTCGTGCACGCGACCGACCAGCCCGGAGGCTTTCCGCTACCGCAAGATCGCACGGATCAAGCCCAAAGGAGGCTCGGTTATCACGCTCGCCGCACATCTGCCCATCAGCGGCGGACGGATCGCCGGGGCACGAATTGCATTGGGATCGATGGCGCCGACGCAAATACGTGCGCGGGCGGCCGAACGCGCTCTCGAAGGCCGCCCGCTCGATGCCGCAACCGTTGCGGCCGCAGCCTCTGCAGCCGTGGAAGGAACATCGCCATCCGACAACGCGCTCGGCAGCGCCTGGTACCGCCGCGAGATCGTCGGCGTCCATCTGCGTCGTCTTCTCTTGGGTCAGGAATAG
- a CDS encoding SRPBCC family protein produces MPHIIKSTILDSPTGSVWAVLRDFNGHDRWHPAVATSTIERAQASDKIGCVRRFKLQDGSELREQLLTLSDLEQTFSYCLLDTPVPMFNYVAHVRLLPVTDGDRTFWHWESRFSTRPEDKDRITHMVAEDIYQAGFDAIRRHFKETVST; encoded by the coding sequence GTGCCGCATATCATCAAGAGCACGATCCTGGATTCGCCGACCGGCTCCGTGTGGGCGGTGCTGCGCGATTTCAACGGGCACGATCGCTGGCATCCGGCGGTTGCGACCTCCACGATCGAGCGGGCGCAGGCTTCTGACAAGATCGGCTGTGTCAGGCGCTTCAAGCTGCAGGACGGCTCGGAGCTGCGCGAGCAATTGCTGACGCTGTCGGATCTGGAGCAGACCTTCAGCTATTGCCTGCTCGATACGCCGGTTCCGATGTTCAACTACGTAGCTCACGTCCGCCTGCTGCCCGTGACGGACGGCGACCGCACCTTCTGGCACTGGGAATCCCGCTTCTCGACACGGCCGGAGGACAAGGATCGGATCACCCACATGGTCGCGGAAGATATCTACCAGGCGGGATTCGACGCGATCCGCCGGCACTTCAAGGAGACTGTGTCAACATGA
- a CDS encoding SRPBCC family protein, whose product MARVYVSTVVNARNDRVWARVRDFNGLPNWHPAIAESRIEGGEPSDKIGCVRDFRLRNGDRIREKLLGLSDYDMFCTYSILESPMGVEDYVATLRLTPVTDGDQTFMEWTAEFDCAPEREAELVANIGGGVFQGGFDALKRQFGG is encoded by the coding sequence ATGGCCCGCGTCTACGTCTCAACCGTCGTCAACGCGCGCAATGATCGCGTCTGGGCGCGGGTGCGCGACTTCAACGGTCTGCCGAACTGGCATCCCGCGATTGCGGAAAGCCGCATCGAGGGCGGTGAGCCCTCCGACAAGATCGGCTGCGTCAGGGATTTTCGCCTGCGCAACGGCGATCGCATCCGGGAAAAGCTGCTCGGCCTGTCCGATTACGACATGTTCTGCACCTACTCGATCCTCGAGTCCCCGATGGGGGTCGAGGACTACGTCGCGACGCTTCGGCTGACGCCGGTCACGGATGGCGACCAGACCTTCATGGAATGGACCGCCGAGTTCGACTGCGCACCCGAGCGGGAGGCGGAGCTCGTCGCGAATATCGGCGGCGGCGTGTTCCAGGGCGGCTTCGATGCCCTCAAACGCCAGTTCGGAGGCTGA
- a CDS encoding flotillin family protein, translating into MSGTLVGELILWLIVAIVVIVVGVYIVNWLYHRSSKETSFVRTGLLGERVVINGGAFVLPFIHDYTPVNMNVQPMGIVRSRQDAVITRDRMRVDIEADFYVRVQATREAVSIAAATLGRRTMEPEQLHALLAGKFISAIRSVASEMTLEQMHEQRGEYVARLKANAAEALAQNGLELESVAITDLDQTDLEFFNPSNRFDAEGLTRLMEDIEAKRKLRNDIEQDSMIKIRSRNLEAERQALEIERESETARLEQERDIEMRRALQRTEVARERALRETEAEQAQISARETIEKARIANDQAIAEARIASERETRQREIERTRTIEEKELLAREEIEKARIANQRSIDTSRIASEREVRQREIERMQTVEEAEITAREAIEKARIQQDRVVTDARIANEEETRRREIDRTRAVDEAEIAARETTEKARIAQTMIVNVERIASDERTRALEIQQVRNIQEAEIEAQRAVEAARIDREHRLAVERIAVEQNTRQLEIERNQTLEVAEVTAREATEAARITQQERVRSLEIARNRAVEEADIASREAIEAARIAQEKSVAAERIQAERDTRALEIERTAVLEAAELKRRDAIERQRIGVDLALEAERITSSKKREVLNIEHKKAIEIADEDRVIALSTKKSERIDADRQVRQAEIVARKEVETTDVSREQALEAARIERRRSIEQLEVARVQSLQEAEIAAREEVDRARIASDRGLDEARIGRERELRKLEINREKEVETVLMEKAIAIHLKSLEESAAKASAEEARVHATEAAERVITARESEIAKRRKTVEILIAEKQAEETRIAAEAERIRAAVEAEAQRMLNEAENVLTDQARYSLFRRKLLDRIEGIVRESVKPMEKIEGIRILQVDGLNGNGHGGNGGRSATDEVIDSALRYRVQAPLIDSLLADIGVEGGSLAKMPGLIREARDMQGIKDSARKGGGGGEKPAAAPSPSADGEPPVERSPRKKS; encoded by the coding sequence ATGTCAGGGACTCTGGTCGGTGAATTGATCCTCTGGCTGATCGTCGCGATCGTGGTGATCGTGGTCGGCGTCTACATCGTGAACTGGCTCTATCACCGCTCGTCCAAGGAGACCTCATTCGTCCGGACCGGCCTGCTCGGCGAGCGCGTTGTGATCAACGGCGGCGCCTTTGTGCTGCCGTTCATCCACGACTACACGCCGGTCAACATGAACGTGCAGCCGATGGGCATCGTGCGCTCCCGCCAAGACGCCGTGATCACCCGAGACCGCATGCGCGTCGACATCGAGGCCGATTTCTATGTCCGAGTGCAGGCGACCCGCGAAGCCGTGTCTATCGCGGCCGCCACGCTCGGCCGCCGCACCATGGAGCCCGAACAGCTCCACGCCCTCCTGGCCGGCAAATTCATCTCGGCCATCCGTTCCGTCGCCTCGGAAATGACCCTTGAGCAGATGCACGAGCAGCGCGGCGAGTACGTCGCCCGCCTCAAGGCAAACGCGGCAGAGGCCCTCGCCCAGAACGGACTCGAGCTGGAGTCAGTCGCGATCACCGATCTGGACCAAACCGATCTCGAATTCTTCAACCCCTCGAACCGTTTCGACGCCGAAGGTCTGACGCGCCTGATGGAGGACATCGAGGCCAAGCGCAAACTGCGCAACGACATCGAGCAGGATTCGATGATCAAGATCCGCTCTCGCAACCTTGAGGCCGAGCGGCAGGCGCTCGAGATCGAGCGCGAAAGCGAGACGGCGCGCCTCGAACAGGAGCGTGACATCGAGATGCGCCGCGCCCTGCAACGCACCGAGGTCGCACGTGAGCGAGCCCTGCGCGAGACCGAAGCCGAGCAGGCGCAGATTTCCGCCCGTGAAACCATCGAGAAGGCGCGAATCGCCAACGACCAGGCGATTGCCGAAGCCCGTATCGCCTCGGAGCGGGAGACTCGCCAGCGGGAGATCGAGCGCACCCGCACCATCGAGGAGAAGGAACTGCTCGCACGGGAAGAAATCGAGAAGGCCCGGATCGCCAACCAGCGCTCGATCGATACCAGCCGCATCGCTTCCGAGCGCGAGGTGCGCCAGCGCGAAATCGAGCGGATGCAGACCGTCGAGGAAGCCGAGATCACCGCCCGCGAGGCGATCGAGAAAGCGCGTATCCAGCAGGACCGCGTCGTGACCGACGCCCGCATCGCCAACGAAGAGGAGACCCGGCGCCGCGAGATCGACCGGACCCGCGCTGTGGACGAAGCCGAGATCGCTGCCCGCGAGACGACCGAAAAGGCCCGCATTGCCCAGACCATGATCGTCAATGTCGAGCGCATCGCATCCGATGAGCGCACCCGCGCGCTGGAGATCCAGCAGGTGCGTAACATCCAGGAAGCCGAGATTGAGGCGCAGCGCGCGGTCGAGGCGGCGCGCATCGACCGCGAGCACAGGCTCGCCGTCGAGCGCATCGCGGTCGAGCAGAATACCCGGCAATTGGAGATCGAACGCAATCAGACGCTGGAAGTCGCAGAGGTCACGGCACGCGAAGCCACGGAAGCTGCCCGCATCACTCAGCAAGAACGCGTTCGGTCGCTGGAAATCGCCCGCAACCGCGCCGTCGAGGAAGCCGACATTGCCTCACGCGAAGCCATCGAAGCCGCCCGGATCGCGCAGGAGAAGTCCGTTGCAGCCGAGCGTATCCAGGCCGAGCGTGACACACGCGCGCTCGAGATCGAACGCACAGCCGTGCTCGAGGCAGCCGAGTTGAAGCGGCGCGACGCCATCGAGCGCCAGCGCATCGGCGTCGATCTCGCGCTCGAAGCCGAGCGAATCACGTCCTCCAAGAAGCGCGAAGTCCTCAACATCGAGCACAAGAAGGCGATCGAGATTGCGGATGAGGACCGCGTCATTGCGCTCTCGACCAAGAAGTCCGAGCGCATCGACGCGGACCGCCAGGTCAGGCAGGCCGAGATTGTCGCGCGCAAGGAGGTCGAGACCACGGACGTCTCGCGCGAGCAAGCTCTGGAGGCGGCGCGGATCGAACGCCGACGTTCGATTGAACAACTCGAAGTCGCCCGCGTCCAGTCGCTCCAGGAAGCCGAGATTGCCGCGCGCGAAGAGGTCGACCGCGCCCGCATTGCCTCCGATCGCGGCCTCGACGAGGCCCGCATCGGCCGCGAGCGCGAGCTGCGCAAGCTTGAAATCAATCGCGAGAAGGAGGTCGAGACCGTTCTGATGGAGAAGGCGATTGCCATCCACCTGAAGTCGCTGGAGGAATCCGCGGCCAAGGCCTCGGCCGAGGAAGCGCGGGTGCATGCCACTGAAGCCGCCGAGCGCGTCATCACCGCGCGCGAGAGCGAGATCGCGAAGCGCCGCAAGACCGTGGAGATCCTGATCGCCGAGAAGCAGGCCGAGGAGACGCGAATTGCCGCGGAAGCCGAACGAATCCGCGCTGCAGTCGAGGCCGAGGCGCAGCGTATGCTCAACGAGGCCGAGAACGTGCTGACCGACCAGGCGCGCTACTCGCTGTTCCGTAGAAAGCTGCTCGACCGCATCGAGGGCATCGTCCGTGAGAGCGTCAAGCCGATGGAGAAGATCGAGGGCATCCGCATCCTCCAGGTCGACGGCCTCAACGGCAACGGCCATGGCGGCAACGGCGGCCGCAGCGCCACCGACGAGGTGATCGACTCGGCGCTGCGCTACCGCGTCCAGGCGCCGCTGATCGACTCGCTTCTGGCGGACATCGGCGTCGAAGGCGGCAGCCTCGCCAAGATGCCAGGCCTGATCCGGGAAGCTCGCGACATGCAGGGCATCAAGGACTCCGCACGCAAGGGCGGCGGCGGTGGCGAGAAGCCAGCCGCTGCGCCGTCGCCTTCGGCCGACGGCGAGCCGCCGGTTGAGCGCAGCCCCCGGAAGAAGAGCTGA
- a CDS encoding phosphoenolpyruvate hydrolase family protein, whose amino-acid sequence MARFERAALLKRFRDMARRGEPIVGGGAGTGLSAKCEEAGGVDLIVIYNSGRYRMAGRGSLAGLMAYGDANAIVLEMAGEVLPVVTRTPVLAGVNGTDPFRDMDLFLDQLKALGFAGVQNFPTVGLIDGVFRANLEETGMSYALEIDMIAKAREKDLLTTPYVFSEKEAAAMAIAGADIIVCHLGLTTGGTIGAQTALKLTDCPAHIDTWASAALGVNPDILVLAHGGPISDPDDADFIMRNTRNCHGFYGASSMERLPVERALTDQVRKFKAIGAR is encoded by the coding sequence ATGGCCCGGTTTGAACGCGCTGCACTGTTGAAGCGCTTCCGCGACATGGCAAGGCGCGGCGAGCCCATCGTCGGCGGCGGCGCCGGCACTGGCCTTTCGGCCAAATGCGAGGAGGCCGGCGGTGTCGACCTCATCGTCATCTACAATTCCGGCCGCTACCGAATGGCCGGCCGAGGCTCGCTCGCGGGATTGATGGCTTACGGCGACGCCAACGCCATCGTGCTGGAGATGGCCGGCGAAGTGCTGCCCGTCGTGACCAGAACGCCAGTGCTCGCCGGCGTCAATGGCACGGATCCGTTCCGCGACATGGATCTTTTCCTGGACCAATTGAAAGCGCTCGGCTTCGCCGGTGTGCAGAACTTTCCGACTGTCGGCCTTATCGACGGCGTGTTCCGCGCCAATCTCGAAGAGACCGGCATGTCTTATGCGCTCGAGATCGACATGATCGCAAAGGCGCGCGAGAAAGACCTGCTGACGACGCCCTACGTCTTTAGCGAGAAGGAAGCCGCCGCGATGGCGATCGCGGGCGCGGATATCATCGTCTGTCATCTGGGCCTGACGACCGGGGGTACCATCGGCGCGCAGACCGCACTCAAGCTGACGGATTGCCCAGCGCACATCGACACCTGGGCCTCCGCCGCGCTCGGCGTCAATCCGGACATTCTGGTGCTCGCTCACGGCGGACCAATCTCCGATCCGGACGATGCCGATTTCATCATGAGGAATACACGCAACTGCCACGGCTTCTACGGCGCCTCCTCGATGGAACGGCTGCCGGTCGAGCGGGCGTTGACGGATCAGGTTCGCAAATTCAAGGCGATCGGCGCGCGATAA
- a CDS encoding ABC transporter permease, with protein sequence MNEVRRTAAALEVRGLDVYYGHSHALQGVDLTLEAGVFSVVGRNGMGKTTLCKAIMGLVPVSGGSIRIRGDDITRQPPAHIARLGVGYVPQGRRLWRSLSVDEHLQLAAGLRRGAWTVERIYKTFPRLAERKDHGGGQLSGGEQQMLAISRALLTNPRLLIMDEPTEGLAPVIVAQVEEMLLRLGEDGEMSVLVIEQNIGVATAVSRNVAIMVNGRVNRIIDSVRLAADRELQQRLLGVGMHAGLELDLDVPPADTEPKRSPQQTRPGGAIRIYMSNPTSPTRWSQPVPIARIEAAARTFSTQVMRLDETARRRREPVAAQTQGSPVVLIVGTLDTKGTELRFIRDIIAGTGLRTRLVDVSTSGRHAASDVSAQEIALNHARGGSAVFGPDRGAAVTAMAEAFASWLRRQNNVAGVISAGGSGAASLVAPGMRTLPVGIPKLIVSSVASGDVGPYVGPADITMMHSVADVQGLNSISRAVLANGANALAGMVKARLDQHARKDRDDSGLPSVGISMFGVTTPAVQKIAADLREDFESLVFHATGVGGRSMEKLVDSGQLAGVIDLTTTEVGDLLMGGVFPATDDRFGAIIRSRVPYVGSVGALDMVNFGAPETIPERYRGRKFHVHNPQVTLMRTTAEENERMGSWIADRLNRMDGPVRFFLPEGGVSALDARGQPFWDPDADAALFRTLERNVRQTANRQLIRVPKNINDPEFASTIVSAFRTLFGRTGARRRLAR encoded by the coding sequence ATGAATGAGGTCCGCCGTACCGCCGCCGCCCTCGAAGTGCGCGGCCTGGACGTCTATTACGGCCATTCGCATGCGCTGCAGGGCGTGGACCTGACGCTCGAGGCCGGCGTGTTCTCCGTCGTCGGTCGCAACGGCATGGGCAAGACCACGCTGTGCAAGGCCATCATGGGGCTGGTGCCGGTCAGCGGCGGCTCGATTCGCATCCGCGGCGATGACATCACCCGGCAGCCGCCCGCCCACATAGCCCGTCTCGGCGTCGGCTACGTTCCGCAGGGCCGGCGGTTGTGGCGTTCACTCAGTGTCGACGAGCATCTGCAGCTTGCCGCCGGCTTGCGCCGCGGCGCCTGGACGGTCGAGCGCATCTACAAGACGTTTCCGCGATTGGCCGAACGTAAGGATCACGGCGGCGGCCAGCTCTCCGGCGGCGAGCAACAGATGCTTGCGATCTCCCGCGCGTTGCTCACCAACCCGCGGCTCCTGATCATGGACGAGCCCACCGAGGGGCTCGCGCCGGTCATTGTGGCCCAGGTGGAGGAGATGCTGCTACGGCTTGGCGAGGACGGCGAGATGTCCGTGCTCGTGATCGAGCAGAATATCGGCGTGGCGACGGCCGTGTCGCGTAACGTCGCGATCATGGTCAACGGCCGCGTCAACCGCATCATCGATTCGGTGCGGCTTGCCGCCGATCGCGAACTGCAGCAACGCCTGCTTGGTGTCGGAATGCACGCCGGACTCGAGCTCGACCTCGACGTGCCGCCGGCGGATACGGAACCAAAGCGTTCTCCGCAGCAGACGCGTCCAGGCGGCGCGATCCGCATCTACATGTCAAACCCGACGTCGCCGACACGGTGGTCGCAGCCTGTGCCGATCGCCCGCATCGAGGCCGCCGCCCGCACGTTCTCGACACAAGTGATGCGTCTCGACGAGACGGCACGACGCCGGCGCGAACCGGTCGCGGCACAAACGCAGGGCTCTCCGGTCGTGCTCATCGTCGGTACGCTCGACACTAAGGGCACCGAGCTCCGCTTCATCCGCGACATCATCGCCGGGACCGGCCTGCGAACCCGATTGGTCGATGTCTCCACCAGCGGCAGGCACGCGGCCAGCGACGTCTCCGCCCAGGAGATCGCCTTGAACCATGCTCGCGGCGGATCGGCGGTATTCGGACCCGACCGCGGTGCCGCCGTCACCGCGATGGCCGAGGCCTTCGCCAGCTGGCTGCGGCGCCAGAACAATGTTGCTGGCGTGATTTCGGCAGGCGGCTCGGGTGCAGCGTCACTGGTCGCGCCGGGCATGCGGACGCTTCCTGTCGGGATACCGAAGCTCATCGTCTCGTCCGTCGCCTCTGGCGACGTCGGACCCTATGTCGGCCCCGCGGACATCACCATGATGCATTCGGTCGCCGACGTGCAGGGCCTCAATTCAATCTCGCGCGCCGTGCTGGCCAATGGCGCCAACGCGCTGGCCGGCATGGTCAAGGCGCGCCTGGATCAGCATGCCCGGAAGGATCGCGACGACAGCGGATTGCCGTCGGTCGGCATCTCCATGTTCGGTGTCACCACGCCGGCGGTGCAGAAGATCGCGGCCGATTTGCGCGAGGATTTCGAGTCCCTCGTCTTCCATGCCACCGGCGTCGGCGGACGCTCAATGGAGAAGCTCGTCGATTCCGGGCAACTCGCAGGCGTCATCGACCTCACGACCACGGAGGTCGGGGACCTCCTGATGGGTGGCGTGTTCCCGGCCACCGACGACCGCTTTGGTGCCATCATCCGCAGCCGGGTGCCTTATGTCGGCTCGGTGGGCGCGCTGGACATGGTGAATTTCGGCGCCCCCGAGACCATCCCGGAGCGCTACCGCGGCAGGAAATTCCACGTCCACAACCCGCAGGTCACCTTGATGCGGACCACGGCGGAGGAGAACGAGCGCATGGGATCCTGGATCGCGGATCGGCTCAACCGGATGGACGGCCCGGTGCGCTTCTTCCTGCCTGAGGGCGGCGTCTCCGCGCTCGACGCGCGAGGACAGCCATTCTGGGATCCGGACGCCGATGCGGCGCTGTTCCGCACGCTGGAGCGCAACGTGCGGCAGACCGCCAACCGTCAGCTTATCCGCGTTCCCAAGAACATCAATGACCCCGAGTTCGCCTCCACCATTGTCAGCGCGTTCCGAACATTGTTCGGCCGCACTGGGGCGCGCCGGAGACTAGCGAGGTGA
- a CDS encoding ABC transporter ATP-binding protein — translation MDSVAQRLSVVGAGAALELRGVTRLFGALAALTDITITVRPGERRAVLGSNGAGKTTLFNCITGDFPPSSGTIRFFGEDVTHFPPYERIRRGLRRTYQISALFPGLTVQDNVYLACRGVSRGRFSFLRPGQNDALMHAAENLVQAVHLSGVKDQRVAELAHGQQRQLEIALALAGAPRFVLFDEPAAGLSPTERAELIEILTSLPAHIGYIIIEHDMDVALRVVESVTMMHNGRIFKEGRPQEIESDPEVQELYLGGGHE, via the coding sequence ATGGATAGCGTCGCGCAACGCCTCTCTGTCGTGGGCGCCGGCGCGGCGCTGGAGCTGCGCGGCGTGACGCGTCTGTTCGGCGCACTCGCGGCACTCACCGACATCACCATTACCGTCCGCCCCGGCGAACGGCGCGCCGTGCTTGGCTCCAACGGCGCCGGCAAGACCACGCTGTTCAACTGCATCACCGGCGACTTCCCACCCTCTTCCGGCACCATCCGCTTCTTCGGCGAGGACGTCACGCACTTCCCGCCCTATGAGCGCATCCGCCGTGGCCTGCGGCGGACTTACCAGATCTCGGCGCTGTTTCCCGGCCTCACCGTCCAAGACAATGTCTACCTCGCCTGCCGTGGCGTCTCACGCGGGCGCTTCTCGTTTCTCCGCCCCGGTCAGAACGATGCGTTGATGCACGCGGCCGAAAATCTCGTGCAGGCCGTCCATCTCTCCGGCGTGAAGGATCAACGCGTTGCCGAGCTCGCGCATGGCCAGCAGCGCCAGCTCGAGATCGCACTTGCGCTTGCCGGCGCGCCGCGATTCGTCCTGTTCGATGAACCGGCCGCGGGACTGTCGCCGACCGAGCGTGCCGAGCTGATCGAGATATTGACCTCCCTGCCCGCGCATATCGGCTACATCATCATTGAGCACGACATGGACGTCGCCCTGCGCGTCGTCGAGAGCGTCACGATGATGCATAACGGGCGGATCTTCAAGGAAGGCCGTCCGCAGGAGATCGAGTCCGATCCCGAAGTGCAGGAGCTTTACCTCGGAGGCGGCCATGAATGA
- a CDS encoding branched-chain amino acid ABC transporter permease, whose translation MSLAHDARVPVRPTAAVQRSRLRGWPEIDNPAAWTVAAILLIMPLIANGFFLIEIFATTLILGTMALSLMFLAGYGGMVSLMQLTIAGFSAYMVAVFGVSGNANISLGWPWWLAVPMALALATIFGTLGGALAVRTEGIYTIMITLAIGAAFYYFTNQNWAIFNGHTGINTVATPHFWGVNWRADIPFYYIVLAVAALCYFAVDYISRAPFGLALQGVRDNPRRMAALGFNVNAHRVAAYAFASFVAALAGVLQVWNYRQISPGSVSVGACIDILIIAVVGGITRPIGPFIGALIFVLLRTFALDFLVKLGLDGNRFRLLIGLGFLAIVFWSSDGVIGLWQSWRRRQRSGAASSSGRHGREPDRDSGQGSTQGSRHG comes from the coding sequence ATGTCCCTCGCTCACGACGCCCGCGTCCCGGTTCGTCCCACCGCTGCTGTGCAGCGCTCCAGATTGCGCGGATGGCCGGAAATCGACAATCCGGCGGCCTGGACCGTCGCGGCCATTCTCCTGATCATGCCGCTGATCGCCAACGGCTTCTTCCTGATCGAGATCTTCGCGACAACGCTGATCCTCGGAACCATGGCGCTGAGTCTGATGTTTCTTGCCGGCTATGGCGGCATGGTCAGCCTGATGCAGCTCACCATCGCGGGTTTCTCCGCCTATATGGTCGCCGTGTTTGGCGTCAGCGGCAACGCCAATATCAGCCTGGGCTGGCCGTGGTGGCTTGCGGTCCCGATGGCGCTCGCGCTCGCGACCATCTTCGGCACGCTCGGCGGCGCGCTGGCGGTGCGCACCGAGGGCATCTACACCATCATGATCACGCTCGCGATCGGCGCGGCGTTCTATTATTTCACCAACCAGAACTGGGCGATCTTCAACGGCCATACCGGGATCAATACCGTTGCCACGCCCCATTTCTGGGGCGTCAACTGGCGCGCCGACATACCCTTCTATTATATCGTCCTCGCGGTAGCCGCGCTGTGTTACTTCGCCGTCGACTACATCTCCCGCGCGCCGTTCGGCCTCGCGTTGCAAGGCGTACGTGACAATCCCCGCCGCATGGCGGCACTCGGCTTCAACGTCAATGCGCATCGCGTCGCGGCCTACGCCTTCGCGTCCTTCGTCGCGGCGCTGGCAGGGGTACTCCAGGTCTGGAATTACCGGCAGATTTCGCCGGGATCCGTGAGCGTTGGGGCCTGCATCGATATCCTCATCATTGCAGTCGTTGGCGGCATCACGCGCCCCATCGGACCCTTTATCGGCGCGCTGATCTTCGTACTGCTGCGCACCTTCGCACTCGACTTCCTGGTCAAGCTGGGGCTCGACGGCAACCGCTTTCGGCTCCTGATCGGCCTCGGCTTCCTCGCCATCGTGTTCTGGTCCTCGGACGGGGTCATCGGGCTCTGGCAGAGCTGGCGCCGCCGCCAACGCTCCGGCGCGGCAAGTTCAAGTGGACGACACGGCCGAGAACCTGACCGAGACTCTGGCCAAGGATCCACCCAAGGATCCCGCCATGGATAG